In a single window of the Clarias gariepinus isolate MV-2021 ecotype Netherlands chromosome 16, CGAR_prim_01v2, whole genome shotgun sequence genome:
- the LOC128544481 gene encoding perforin-1-like gives MLQTLLILVVFAMFFPPTSQQCVKVNVSRCANVDFIPGSDLAGEGFDITKMEHKGTFVIDMSTWIKRDRSCTLCRNPYMRGKRQKLPVAVVNWRSRQKCRMKLSSYSYQSSEALVSASTSSIENDWKVGLDILIPKIQGSVMMAGTESKLAKYSMQKTKKDKYSFTSHSVSCGYYRYGVKKNPPLHPELRKEFRKLPNSYNRKTKHIYFNLIRKFGTHYIRQVTLGGEVRSVTSIKECQASLQGLSVDEVKMCLDMETTASKGPAANIQNKSYHCRQARQRRLNRRSFASSFRDRESTVIGGRTENVDLLFSSKTDPNAYKWWISSLPAQPDVISYKLEPLHKLQRKKKTIRENLRKAIKDYILQRALMKYCSSPCKIGVKTNSKEPCSCSCHNNPGVALNCCPTRRGYAQITVTVIRATGLYGDYWTQTDGYVKLFRNGNAFFGKTPVIMNRNSPTWNWYFSFENQNLNQFKSVKLEVWDQDSGWDDDLLGSCTVGLRSGVIRNACALNHGVLYYKVQVKCLPALSGSMCREYMPSPMDAQLENEYVSRNARPIPRSMLLEMGVLLDERIPRFNQSNIHKAVGFEL, from the exons AAGGAACTTTCGTCATCGACATGAGCACCTGGATCAAGAGGGACAGGTCCTGCACTTTGTGTAGAAACCCCTACATGAGAGGGAAAAGGCAGAAGCTCCCGGTTGCTGTGGTGAACTGGAGATCAAGGCAGAAGTGCAGGATGAAGTTGTCCAGCTACTCCTATCAGTCCAGTGAGGCTCTTGTCAGTGCCAGCACCTCCTCTATCGAGAATGACTGGAAGGTGGGCTTGGACATATTGATTCCAAAGATCCAGGGATCAGTCATGATGGCGGGCACTGAATCCAAACTGGCTAAATATTCAATGCAGAAAACCAAAAAAGACAAGTACAGTTTCACTAGTCATTCTGTCTCCTGTGGATACTACAG GTACGGGGTTAAGAAAAATCCACCCCTGCACCCAGAGCTACGTAAGGAATTCAGAAAACTTCCTAACAGCTATAATAGGAAAACAAAGCACATCTATTTTAACCTGATTCGAAAATTTGGCACTCATTATATCAGACAG GTGACTCTGGGTGGAGAGGTTCGCTCTGTGACCAGCATCAAGGAGTGCCAGGCGTCCCTTCAGGGTCTGAGTGTGGATGAGGTGAAGATGTGTCTGGACATGGAGACGACTGCCAGTAAGGGTCCTGCTGCAAACATACAGAACAAGTCTTATCACTGCAGGCAGGCCAGGCAAAGGAGACTGAACAGAAGGAGCTTTGCTAGCAGCTTTAGGGACAG GGAAAGCACTGTGATTGGTGGCCGCACAGAGAATGTCGACCTGCTCTTCTCATCAAAAACTGACCCAAATGCCTACAAGTGGTGGATCTCATCTCTTCCTGCTCAGCCTGATGTGATCTCCTACAAGCTCGAGCCTCTTCACAAGTtgcagaggaagaaaaagacaaTCAGAGAGAATTTGCGCAAAGCCATCAAGGACTACATCCTACAGAGGGCTCTGATGAAATATTGCTCAAGCCCATGTAAGATCGGTGTGAAGACCAACTCTAAAGAACCATGCAGCTGCAGCTGCCACAACAATCCGGGCGTGGCCCTCAACTGCTGCCCCACTCGAAGGGGATATGCTCAGATCACCGTAACTGTGATCAGAGCCACTGGTTTGTATGGAGATTACTGGACTCAGACCGATGGATATGTCAAGCTTTTCCGCAATGGAAACGCTTTCTTTGGAAAGACCCCTGTGATCATGAACCGAAACTCTCCAACATGGAACTGGTATTTCAGTTTTGAAAATCAGAATCTGAAtcagtttaaaagtgtgaagtTGGAGGTGTGGGATCAAGACAGTGGCTGGGATGATGACCTTCTCGGATCATGCACTGTTGGACTGAGATCTGGAGTGATTCGAAATGCCTGCGCCCTCAATCACGGTGTCCTGTATTATAAAGTACAGGTGAAGTGTCTCCCTGCTTTGTCTGGTTCAATGTGTAGAGAGTACATGCCATCTCCAATGGATGCACAGCTGGAGAACGAGTATGTCTCCCGAAATGCTCGTCCGATCCCCAGAAGCATGCTCCTGGAGATGGGAGTGCTCCTCGATGAACGCATTCCCCGCTTCAACCAGAGCAACATCCATAAGGCTGTGGGTTTTGAATTGTAG